The segment ATATACACGTATCAAGATTTACCTGTTCAGAAGGGTAAAGGACGTTTTGGACCATTTATTAAATGGAATAATATGTTTATCAATGTTAACAAAAAATACGATTGGGATAATTTATCGGATAGTGATATTGTTACATTGATTGAAGAAAAGATACAGAAAGAAATAGATAAAGTCATTCACAATTGGGAAGACGAAGGGATACGTGTCGAGAAAGCAAGATGGGGACGACATAATATACTAAAGGGTAAGGTGAAAGTTGAACTACCTAAAACTGTTGATGTTTCTAAAATGACCCTTGAAGAGGCGCAAGCATATATAGAAAAGAAAGCACCAAAGAAAAAGGTTGCTACTAAAAAGAAAACTACCAAAAAGAAAACCACTACTAAAAAGTAAAAGCAATGAATTTTAATTTTTTGTCTCCTGTTTCAGATGCAGTCTTAGCTCATAACGAACTATTATCGCAGCAAGCACTGGGCAAAAAAATAAAAATTCACTCCGAACAACAAGGAATTCCAGATCTGGAAGATGTTCAGCTTGTTATTATAGGTGTAAAGGAGAATCGGAATGATGTCAATTATATGGGAGAGGTATTAAACTTCGATATCATTAGGACATCTCTTTATTCATTATTCCCAGGTAACTGGTATATGAATATAGCCGATTTAGGTGATATTCCTGAAGGCTCATCAATAGAAGACACCTATTATGCCTTGCGCACTATTATATCTATTCTCTTAGAAAAAAAAATCATACCTATTATTATTGGAGGAAGTCAAGATCTGACCTATGCTAATTATCGTGCATATGATACCATGGCACCTATGGTTAATATTGTGAACGTTGATAGTAATTTTGATTTAGGGGATGCATCGGTTGAGATGAAGAATAATAGTTTCCTTGGAAAAATCATATTAGACAAGCCATACAATCTTTTTAATTATTCGGCCATAGGGTATCAAACTTATTTTAATTCTCAAGAAGAAATTGATTTGATGGAGAAACTCTATTTTGAGGCCTATCGATTAGGAGAGGTGACGCATAATATCAATTTGGTTGAACCAGTGATGCGGGATGCTCATATAGTAACTATGGATTTAAAATCTGTTAGAGCGGCAGAAGTAGGTGCTAAGCAAAAATACTCTCCAAACGGATTTAATGGAAAAGAGATATGTGCTATTTCAAGATATGCAGGTATCAGTAATAAGGTATCGTCATTTGGTATTTATGAATATAAAATGACCAAAGAATTGGATGCAACGCCTATGCTAATAGCTCAAATAATATGGTACTTTATTGAAGGTGTCAATTGTAGAGTTAATGATGATGATTTTAGCAATGAATCTAACCATCAAAAGTACAATGTATTAATAGAAGACGATGAACTTATCTTCTATAAAAGTGTGAAATCGGGACGATGGTGGATAGAAATTCCTTTTTTGCCAAATGTTAATAATAAATTAAAAAAGCATACGTTATTACCATGCACGCTTGAAGATTATCAGGAGGCAAGCCATGGTAAAATACCTGAAAGATGGTATAAAGCCTATAAAAAGAACGGGTTTTAGTGTGTTTTGTGAGTGTTTTTTAACAGTTTTTTAATCGATGAAATGTTAACTTTTTGGGATTAAGTGTAAAAAAGATTGAAAAAAAGTTGGTTTTTACAAAATATATAAATATGTTTACTGCCTTGAAAAAATTAAGATAACAATTAAGACATAATTACAACTAAAATAATTTAACCTCGAGTTTCTATGAATATTAAGAAGTTTATTTTGTTAACGGCCGTTTTAGCTCTTATGGTCAGTTGTAACTCTGGGGACAGAGGACAACTTGTAGGAGTTAAAGGAAAGAAATGGCATCCCGAAAAGCCCTACGGTATGACACTTGTTCCTGGTGGAGCATTCATTATGGGTAAATCGGATGACGATTTAGCTGGAGTGCAAGACGCTCCAACTAGAACCGTAACTGTAAGAGCATTTTACATGGACGAAACTGAAATCACCAATAGTGAGTATCGTCAATTTGTAGAATGGGTAAGAGATTCTACGCTTAGAATGCAACTAGCAATTCTAGCTGATGACATTGGTGAAACTCCAGGTAATGGAGGTATTGGTGAATTTGCCTTTAGTGATGCTGATCCAGCTAACATGTCAGTGTATGAAAAGTATATGTACGATAATTATAGCGGTCTCGGACCTACAGGTTATGAAGGACGAAAATTAAACAAAGATGTTGATTTAATTTTTGACACAGCAGATTACCCAGATGAATACTATGCAGAGGTCATGGATACCATGTATTTACCAATTGAGGAATCTTATAATGGACAACGTACATGGGATGTAAAGAAATTTAAATTCCAATATACATACATGGACATTCAAAAAGCGGCTAAAAACAGAAACTTAAGCCGTAAAGATGTCATAATTACGGAAGAAGTAGAAATCTATCCAGACACAACGGCTTGGATTAGAGATTTCTCTTACTCTTATAATGAACCAATGCACAATGATTATTTCTGGCATGATGCTTATGGCGATTATCCAGTTGTTGGAGTGTCTTGGAAACAAGCAAAAGCTTTTTGTCAATGGAGAACTCTGTATCATAATTCATACAGGAAATCTAAAGGAAATCACTATGTGAACTCTTACAGATTACCATCTGAGGCAGAATGGGAATATGCGGCAAGAGGAGGTCTTCAAGGAGCAACCTTCCCTTGGGGTGGGCCATATGCGAAAAATGATAGAGGTTGCTTTATGGCAAACTTTAAACCATTGCGTGGAGATTATGCAGCCGATCAGGCATTATATACAGTTGAAGCTGATGCTTACGAGCCAAATGATTTTAACTTATACAATATGGCCGGTAATGTTTCAGAATGGGTACAAGGATCTTACGATGCTGGTTCCTATGAATACATGGCGTCGTTTAATCCTAGTGTGAATAACCCCGAAAACACCCGTAAAGTAGTTCGAGGTGGCTCTTGGAAAGATGTTGCTTACTTCTTACAAGTGAGTTCTAGAGATTATGAATATGCAGATTCTGCTAGAAGTTATATCGGTTTTAGAACTGTACAAGATTATATGGGTACAGAGGTCACTAAAAACGCAGCTACTAACTAAACTAAATAATTAACTCAACGAAATAAATATTAATCTACTTAAGTACAAATCCACTTAAAACTAAAAAACAAAATTATGGCACAGAACGGAAACATCACAATCACAAATATGGTCTACGGACTAGGAGCAGCAATCGTAATTGTTGGAGCTTTATTTAAAATTCAGCACTGGCCTTATGGGTCATTAATCCTAACTATCGGTATGATTGTAGAGGCCTTAGTATTTACATATTCAGCATTTGAAAGACAGCAGTCAGACTTAGACTGGTCGTTAGTATATCCAGAATTATCGGGTGGAATGGGATCTAAAAAAGCAAAAAAAGAAGAACCTAAAGATGCCGAAGGATTATTGTCTAAAAAATTAGATAATTTATTAAAAGAAGCTAAAATTGATGGTGAATTAATGGCAAGCCTTGGAATGGGTATCAAAAACTTTGAAGATGCTGCTAAAGGAATTAGCCCAACTGTTGATGGTATGAATGCTCAAAAGAAATATAGCGAAGAAATGTCTTTAGCTGCTGCTCAAATGGAATCATTGAACAGTCTTTATAAAGTGCAAATGGAAAGCGCTAACCGCCAAGCGGCAATTAATGAAGAAGCAGTTGAAAATGCAACTAAATTAAAAGAACAAATGCAATCCTTAGCATCTAACTTATCATCATTAAATGGTGTATATGGAGGAATGTTATCTGCAATGAATAAAAACTAATTAGTTTTTTGAACTATAATTAATATTAATTAACTACTAAAAACTAATTAACATGGCAGGAGGAAAATTGTCTGCAAGGCAGAAAATGATTAACTTAATGTACTTAGTCTTCATCGCAATGATGGCTATGAACATGTCGAAAGAAGTATTATCTGCTTTCGGTTTAATGGAAGCTAAGTTCTCAGACGCGAACGTGGTAACCACTGATATGAATGAAAAGTTACTAGCTAACTTAGAAACAAAGGCAGAAGAAAAGCCAGCGGAATTCGCAACGGCTGCTAATAAAGCCAAACAAATAAGTGCTGCTTCTGATGAATTTTATAAGTATATAGAAACTTTAAAGGTTGATCTTCTTAAAAAAGGAGATTACAAAATAGATCCAAAGACTGGAAAATTACCATTTGAAGCTATGGACAAGACTGATATTTTAGATGAGTCATGGTTTACAGGTGATAAATTGACCAAAAAAGGACAGGAAGTTATGGCTAAGATTACTAGCTATAAATCTAAAGTAAAAGGAATTATTGGTGATGATGTCAAGTATTTCAAAGCCATTGAAAACTTTGAAAAAAGATTCAATACAAATCAGGTGAAAAATAAAGATGGAAAGCCTATTGATTGGTTGGATTATCATTTTAAAGGTTTCCCTGCAATTGCTTCATTTACAAAGCTAACTGCAATGCAAAATGATGTAAAAGTGACAGAAGCTAATATGTTCAATGTGT is part of the Formosa sp. Hel1_31_208 genome and harbors:
- a CDS encoding formimidoylglutamase yields the protein MNFNFLSPVSDAVLAHNELLSQQALGKKIKIHSEQQGIPDLEDVQLVIIGVKENRNDVNYMGEVLNFDIIRTSLYSLFPGNWYMNIADLGDIPEGSSIEDTYYALRTIISILLEKKIIPIIIGGSQDLTYANYRAYDTMAPMVNIVNVDSNFDLGDASVEMKNNSFLGKIILDKPYNLFNYSAIGYQTYFNSQEEIDLMEKLYFEAYRLGEVTHNINLVEPVMRDAHIVTMDLKSVRAAEVGAKQKYSPNGFNGKEICAISRYAGISNKVSSFGIYEYKMTKELDATPMLIAQIIWYFIEGVNCRVNDDDFSNESNHQKYNVLIEDDELIFYKSVKSGRWWIEIPFLPNVNNKLKKHTLLPCTLEDYQEASHGKIPERWYKAYKKNGF
- the gldK gene encoding gliding motility lipoprotein GldK → MNIKKFILLTAVLALMVSCNSGDRGQLVGVKGKKWHPEKPYGMTLVPGGAFIMGKSDDDLAGVQDAPTRTVTVRAFYMDETEITNSEYRQFVEWVRDSTLRMQLAILADDIGETPGNGGIGEFAFSDADPANMSVYEKYMYDNYSGLGPTGYEGRKLNKDVDLIFDTADYPDEYYAEVMDTMYLPIEESYNGQRTWDVKKFKFQYTYMDIQKAAKNRNLSRKDVIITEEVEIYPDTTAWIRDFSYSYNEPMHNDYFWHDAYGDYPVVGVSWKQAKAFCQWRTLYHNSYRKSKGNHYVNSYRLPSEAEWEYAARGGLQGATFPWGGPYAKNDRGCFMANFKPLRGDYAADQALYTVEADAYEPNDFNLYNMAGNVSEWVQGSYDAGSYEYMASFNPSVNNPENTRKVVRGGSWKDVAYFLQVSSRDYEYADSARSYIGFRTVQDYMGTEVTKNAATN
- the gldL gene encoding gliding motility protein GldL: MAQNGNITITNMVYGLGAAIVIVGALFKIQHWPYGSLILTIGMIVEALVFTYSAFERQQSDLDWSLVYPELSGGMGSKKAKKEEPKDAEGLLSKKLDNLLKEAKIDGELMASLGMGIKNFEDAAKGISPTVDGMNAQKKYSEEMSLAAAQMESLNSLYKVQMESANRQAAINEEAVENATKLKEQMQSLASNLSSLNGVYGGMLSAMNKN